The Christiangramia flava JLT2011 region CGTCTTCAAAAGTTTTGGAACGATCTAAAAATCGATCGGCTGCAAAAACCAGCAATTCGTTGTTCGCCAGGGCTTCCTTCATATAAAAAACATGGCTCAGGTCATCCTTCAGCACTATGATCTTCACTTCGGAGCGCCCCGTAACCGATTCCAGGTAATTCTTAATCTTTCGATGTTCAAAATCTGTGATCACCAGATTGACCACGGCATCTGAGTGCCTTTCTTCAAAAAAATGCTTAGCAAGATTGAAATTTCCGATATGAGCGGTGAGCAGTATGCCTCCTCTGCCCTTCTTCAGCAAGGCTTCAATATTTTCCACGCCATCAAACTCGAAAGTGTAACGATCTTTCAACCCGGAAGTGATGGCTACCCGATCTAATTGGATTCTTCCGAAGGTGAAATAACTGTGATAGACCTTGAAAGCGGAGTGAAACCGACCGTAATTCAGTCTTTTTCTGAAAAGATAATAGGTGCTTTTCGTGGAATGGAAAGAAAAAACGATGAAGTAGGCAGCGACGAACAGCAATACGAAATAGGCAGAATAGAGCCCAAAATTCCTGATGATCCAAACATAAATTTTGAACCCGATAAGTGTTCCCCTGGATTTACCTTTCCAATTTGCCATTAAGAGTAGAGTCCGCCATTTATATTGATGACTTCGCCAGTAATGTAAGAAGATTTGTCTGATGCCAGGAAACTCACCAGGTTTGCTACCTCTTCGGCTTCACCAAAACGGTTAAGCGGGATCAGCTTTTTCAGTTCGCTTTCATCGAATTCCGCAGTCATATCTGAATGAATGAATCCCGGGGCTACCGCGTTTACCGTCACTTTTCGTTTACCAATCTCCTGGGCCAGCGCTTTGGTTGCGGCAATGACCGCTCCTTTGGCAGCCGAATAATTTACCTGTCCAGGATTGCCTTTTAAACCAGAAAGCGAAACCATGTTAATAATACGGCCGTAGCGTTTTTGCAACATTTCCTTCAGTACACTTTGAGTCACCTGGTAAAACCCGTCCAGGCTGGTCTTGATCACCTGGTCCCATGCCTTCTGGTTGGTCCAGATAAACAGGCCGTCCTTGGTCATTCCGGCATTATTGACCAAAACCTCGATCACGGCATCGGGATTCTTTTTTTTCCATTCTTCCATGGTTGCTCCTACAGCATCGGGATCAGAAACGTCAAATTTCAGCAGTTCACAACGGAGTCCGCTGGCTTCGATCTCCTTCTGTACTTCACCAGCCGCTGAATCGTTCGAATGATAGTTCAGCAGAATATGATACTGATTTTCTCGGGCAAGTTGCAGGCATATCGCCCGGCCTAATCCCCTGGAACCGCCTGTGACCAATGCAAATTTCATGAGTACGCGTCGTGTTTTTTCAAATATTCGGTGATAGCCTGTAATTCTTTATAAATTGGCTGATCTTCTTTTAATGCCGGTAGCAACTTCTTCAGAATCTCAAATTTCCGAAGACTTGGGGACGACAACTTTTCATTCACTTTTAAATAATACAAAGCTTGAACGATAGTAGCAATTTCTACTGAAAGCACTTCGAAAGCATTGTCGATGACCTTCCTGGTAAGCAAGGCCGAATTGGCGCCCATGCTCACGATATCCTGATTATCGTTATTATTTGGAATACTGTGCACATACATCGAGTTCGACAGCATCTGGTTTTCAGCAGTTGTGGAAACCGCCGCAAACTGCGCCCCCTGCATTCCAAAATTGAGTCCCAGCCTGGAAAGGTTCACAAATGCCGGCAGAATATTATTTAAATTGGGATTGAGCAGGTAATTGAGCTGCCGTTCAGCCAGCATGCTCATTTTCGCAACCACCAGACGTAATTTGTCATTTTCAAGGGAAATATAATCTCCATGAAAATTCCCACCGTGAAAAACCTGTTCTTTTGCGGCATCGATGATCGGGTTGTCGTTGGCCGAATTCACTTCCTCTAAATGAATTCGCAAGGCCTGTTCAATGGTATCATAAACCGGCCCCAATACCTGCGGAACGCAGCGTAAACTGTAATATTCCTGAACTTTTTCTGAAAACTGGTCGGTTTTCTTCGCTTTTTCCTCGTAGAGATGTTCATGCCTTTTCCGAGTAAGATGAGAATCAGCCAGATGCTCACGCATCATACGGGCGATTTTCTGTTGGCCGCGGTGCTTTTTGGCCGAATTCAGCTCTTCGGAAAAATGATCATCATACGCCTCTACGATCTCGTTGATCGCCGAAGAACAAAAAACTGACCATTCCATTAGTCTTTTCGCGTAGATCAGGTTCACCAAACCGATCCCGGTCATTGCCGAAGTTCCATTCAGCAGCGCAAGACCTTCGCGAATATGAATCGAAATGGGGTTGATTCCCAAATTTTTAAAAACGGTGCACGTTTCCTGTCGAGTTCCATCGTAAAAAACTTCTCCTTCTCCAATCAGTACCAGCGCCAAATGCGCCAGTTGCACCAGGTCCCCGGAGGCACCTACCCCGCCATGCTCAAAGATGAGCGGGACCACATTCTTGTTCAGCAGCTGTTGCATGGTCTCGATCACCTCGCGGTGAATCCCTGATTTACCAAGGGCCAGCGTATTCATCCTGGCCAGCATCAACGCACGAACATTTTCTGCACTTAGCGGTTTTCCGGCACCTGCAGCGTGGCTGCGAATCAAATTATACTGTAAATTCTCGCAATCTTCATCCGGAATACGATATTGCGCCATCGGGCCAAAACCCGTATTCACCCCGTAAATGATCTTATCTTTGGAAAAGTCCTGAAGAAATTCAAAACTTTTGTCGACTCTCTGAAGAATTTCTTCCTCAATTTCTACCGAT contains the following coding sequences:
- a CDS encoding lipid A biosynthesis acyltransferase; its protein translation is MANWKGKSRGTLIGFKIYVWIIRNFGLYSAYFVLLFVAAYFIVFSFHSTKSTYYLFRKRLNYGRFHSAFKVYHSYFTFGRIQLDRVAITSGLKDRYTFEFDGVENIEALLKKGRGGILLTAHIGNFNLAKHFFEERHSDAVVNLVITDFEHRKIKNYLESVTGRSEVKIIVLKDDLSHVFYMKEALANNELLVFAADRFLDRSKTFEDDFLGENVQFPQGPFKLAARNQIPVLFVHLMREKNFHYHFYARPYKPEKFTAREILKSYLEDLEKMVKKYPHQWYNYYDYWNDFS
- the fabG gene encoding 3-oxoacyl-ACP reductase FabG, encoding MKFALVTGGSRGLGRAICLQLARENQYHILLNYHSNDSAAGEVQKEIEASGLRCELLKFDVSDPDAVGATMEEWKKKNPDAVIEVLVNNAGMTKDGLFIWTNQKAWDQVIKTSLDGFYQVTQSVLKEMLQKRYGRIINMVSLSGLKGNPGQVNYSAAKGAVIAATKALAQEIGKRKVTVNAVAPGFIHSDMTAEFDESELKKLIPLNRFGEAEEVANLVSFLASDKSSYITGEVININGGLYS
- a CDS encoding HAL/PAL/TAL family ammonia-lyase, which encodes MLKIKKELEFQDFYQVLFENKSVEIEEEILQRVDKSFEFLQDFSKDKIIYGVNTGFGPMAQYRIPDEDCENLQYNLIRSHAAGAGKPLSAENVRALMLARMNTLALGKSGIHREVIETMQQLLNKNVVPLIFEHGGVGASGDLVQLAHLALVLIGEGEVFYDGTRQETCTVFKNLGINPISIHIREGLALLNGTSAMTGIGLVNLIYAKRLMEWSVFCSSAINEIVEAYDDHFSEELNSAKKHRGQQKIARMMREHLADSHLTRKRHEHLYEEKAKKTDQFSEKVQEYYSLRCVPQVLGPVYDTIEQALRIHLEEVNSANDNPIIDAAKEQVFHGGNFHGDYISLENDKLRLVVAKMSMLAERQLNYLLNPNLNNILPAFVNLSRLGLNFGMQGAQFAAVSTTAENQMLSNSMYVHSIPNNNDNQDIVSMGANSALLTRKVIDNAFEVLSVEIATIVQALYYLKVNEKLSSPSLRKFEILKKLLPALKEDQPIYKELQAITEYLKKHDAYS